AGGTCGATATTCTGGTGGCGGGCATTGATCAGCCGGAAAACATAGCCAAAATAGGCGGGATGTTCAGGAAGGAAAGAGAGGTCAAAAGCCAGTTCAAAATCTTCCCCCAGGCATTGGGGAGTTCCAGCGCCAAGGTCCAGTGAAGTCCTTTTTTCCTGCACTACTTCAAATGAAGAAAATATCAACCCATGGGATTGCGCAATTGAAGCTTTGACGAAAAGCAGGCTGAAAATAACTGGAAGAAGTCCTTTTACTACAGATTTCATGACGTTGGAACAAAGTGCGGTGGGAACTTTGTTCAGTGGTTGATAATAGATTTTATGGCAGAAAGATAAATGTTTTTTTAATAATGGCATAGATACATCTGAAACTAAACATTATTAATTATCTTTATGTAATAAACATTAGAAATCGTACCGCATCCTATGAAGCCTCTTGTGTTAGCTGCGATTGTAGCTATATCCATTTTATTTGCTTTCCCGGCAAGAGGTCAGCTCGTTCCTGCAACTCAACCTAAAGACCAGGAAACGAAATACCTGATGAAAGAGGGTACCTACCTGGGATTCCGGCAGGTGAACCTGAGCATGGGGGAAATAGGCTTTGAGGTAACCATCTCCAGTAACATCAAGGGAAAGGCAGCCCCTACCCTGGAATTCAGGATAGATAAACCCAAGGGGAAAAAGATAGGGTCCCTTAAGATCCCGGACACGGCAGATACCACTTTTAATATAAAATTAACCGGTCAGTTAAGGCATGCCATGGGGGTGCACGACCTCTTCCTGGTGGCCAAGGGTAGTGGGGAATTCAATATTTTCGGGTTTGCCTTCATACGGAATTACTGAGCTCCGGGGCTAATGCGGACATCAATTTTAGCAGAAGAGATTTACTGAATTGGCCTTATATTTCGGAAATTTTATCATGATGAAGCGTATTTTCCTGTGGGCCATTTTAGCTGTTCTGACCTTTTCCGCCAACGCACAAAAAGCAGGCAATCCGGTTTTCCCGGGCTGGTATGCAGATCCTGAGGGTATTATATTCAATAAACAATACTGGATCTACCCTACTTTCTCTGCTCCTTATAATAAACAGGTGTTTTTTGACGCTTTTTCCTCTCCGGACCTGGTCAAATGGACGAAACACAGCCGCATCCTGGACACCAGTGCCGTCAAATGGGCTAAACGGGCCATGTGGGCACCTTCTATCATAGAAAAAGACAAAAAATACTATCTCTTCTTTGGGGCCAACGATATCCAGAAGGATTCCGAATTGGGTGGTATAGGCGTTGCCGTAGCGGATAAACCACAGGGGCCTTATAAGGACCATCTGGGCAAACCCCTGATCGATAAATTCCATAACAAAGCACAGCCCATTGACCAGTTTGTGTTCCATGATAAGGACGGGCAGTATTACCTGATCTATGGTGGCTGGCGGCATTGTAATATCGCAAAGTTGAACAAGGATTTCACCGGCTTTATTCCTTTTGAGGATGGCAGTGTATTTAAAGAGATCACACCTGATAAATATGTGGAAGGACCGTTTATGTTCATCAAAGACGGTAAATATTATTTCATGTGGTCAGAAGGAGGATGGACAGGCCCTGATTACAGTGTAGCCTATGCCATTGCTGATTCTCCGCTGGGCCCTTTCAAAAGGGTAGATAAGATCCTGCAGCAGGACTCTACCATCGCAAAAGGCGCGGGGCATCATTCCGTGATCCATGTTACCAAAAACAACAGTTGGTATATTGTATATCACAGGAGGCCTTTAACGGAAACGGGGGCTAATTCCAGGGAAACCTGTATAGAGAGGATGTATTTTGATGAACAGGGGTTCATCAAACCCGTGGTGATCACTAAAGAGGGAGTGGAGAGGAATCGTTTGAAATAGGTTTATCGTATATCCTTATGTGCTAACATAACCTGGTATTTGACGCTGATGTGTAAGGCGGCATCTGCCAGGTTCATTTTTTTCATCAGGTCCAGGATCTTTTCGTTGGGGTGATTCTGCACCTCCAGCAGCATAGCCCTTGCATCGCTATCGGATGCAAGTACCTGTTGTAAATCAACCTCTTCCGTTTCAGAAATCAAACCGTAATGCTTTCTAATGAGCAGGTCAAGTATTTCATTTTTGTCCATATGACCGGGGGTTATTCCAGAATAAGATCGGTTTTAACAACCGCAGGGGGAATAATTTTTATAAAACAATGTTTGATTAACATATCCCTGCCAGTTATACATGTTAATGTTACACGTATACCCATCGTTGTTAACCAGTCTTTAACAGCAAACAGCATCGTCATAAAGTGTATATTTTGTAATATAGCAGTAGTAAGAATGCAAAATCTACTTCTCTTTTTCTCCAGCTGTGCTTAACTCTCAAACCATTTAGTTTATTTCCGGCAACTGTTAGCACATGGACGACAATATTATTGTACAGGAACTGCATAAGAAAAACATGGAGGCTTTTACCTGGATGTATGAGAAATACTACAAGGTACTCTGGGCACATGCAGACTATATTCTGAAAGACACTACCGAAGCTGAAGAAGCTGTACAGGATGTGTTTTGCAAACTTCTGGATTTTAAAGGATGGGGGCATGTAAAGAACCTTAAATCTTATCTGAACACTTCTCTGCGTAATTACTGTTTCAACCTGCTGGAGAAGAATAAAAAAACGAACGAAAAGCGCTTGAATTTTTCACGGGTGATGATCTCTGACACCTGGGAAACGCCTGACCTGCACGATGCGAGGCAGGTAGACAAAAAATTACAGAAACTATTATCCCTTCTAAGTCCGCAACGCCTCAGGGCTTTCCATCTCATTTACCAGGAAGGCATGACCTATGAAGAGGCCGCCCATTCCCTGGGTATCAGCAAGAACAGTATTAAAACTCACATCAAACTGGGCCTTCGTGTATTAAGGAACTTCGGGCCATTCATATTTGTTTTCTTTCTGAATTAAGATCACTGCATACATTGAAAGGATTGGCGAGTATTATCTTTCCTTCGGAATCGGTAACAATAATTCCCAGCGTTTCATTTATGATGCCGCTTTGGTAAATCCCTTCCTCGTCATTTCACCCCAGGCCTTGCGTTTACGCAGGAAATCAAAATACCCCCTGATACCTGCCCATACTACAAAGGGATGAAAAATAAAAGGTTCAGTAAGGGCTGCAAGGATCAGCCTCCTCACTTCTCTTTTCCGCCTGTATTGATTGTAGGTGCTTACTTCCATGTAAATAGCAAAAATGGAATTGAGATAACCGAATGAAATAATAAACAATAAAAAAGCAAAGAACATATGCCAGTTGATCAATCCCATTCCGGCCAGTATCAGGAATACGATAAAACCGGCAAACTCTATCAGTGGGGCCAGCATTTCAAACAATAACCAGTAGGGATAGCTCAGTACGCCCAGCAGATCATAACGGGGATTGAGAAAGATCTTTTTATGAGAACGGAGTGTTTCAATGGTTCCCCGTGTCCAGCGGTTACGTTGACGGCTCAATATGTTAGTGGTTTCGGGCGCTTCGGTCCAGCAGAGGGGATCGGGAATATAAGTTACTGTGTAGGGAAGATCCTGTTCATGCATATAACGTCTCATCCGAACTACCAGCTCCATGTCCTCCCCTACCGTTTCCGTGCTGTAACCACCGCACTTAATAGCAATCTCCTTGTCAAAAGCTCCAAAGGCACCGGAGATCAGCAGCAATCCATCCAGCCGCGTCCAGGCCATTCGGCCTAACAGGAAGGCACGTATGTATTCCAGGGCCTGCATCCTGGCCCAGTAATTCTCCGGTAAATAAACACGCGTAAGCCTGCCGTTCTTAACCTCACAGGAATTGGCAATACGGATCACCCCGCCTGATGCGATCACCCTGGCTTCTCCTTCTTCCAGGAAAGGTTTTACCATTTTGAGGATGGCATCATGTTCCAGTATACAATCAGCATCTATGCAAACGATATAATCATGGCTGGCAATATTGATCCCTACATTCAGCGCATCGGCCTTCCCCCCATTTACTTTATCCACTACCACAAGTTTATTATAGGCAGGATGCCTGGTTTTATACACTGCTTTTACCTGTTGCGTGGGAATGCTGTAGTTCACAAAGAAATCAACCTTCTCCAGTTTATAGGCATCAATGAGCTTTTGCAGGCTGTCGTCTTTACTTCCATCATTGATCACTACAAGCTCCAGCTTATTATAGTACAGGGAAAGAAGTGATCTTACATTCTCCACAATGGTAGCGCCTTCATTATAGGCAGGGGCGAGTATACTTACTGTTGGTGCATGCGGGGAAGAAGCCAGCAGGCGGTAATCGGTAAAATCGTTTTTATTCAGGTATTGTCTTGTTTCCCCGATGGAGTTTACGCCAATGAACACATAAAAAACGATCAGCGCCACTGAATACAGGAATATGGCCGTTATGATAACATATATAAGTATATCCACGAAGTTCATCTTGCCATTTCGCTTTTAATATGAAGGAATATCTGTTG
This DNA window, taken from Chitinophaga niabensis, encodes the following:
- a CDS encoding glycosyltransferase family 2 protein translates to MNFVDILIYVIITAIFLYSVALIVFYVFIGVNSIGETRQYLNKNDFTDYRLLASSPHAPTVSILAPAYNEGATIVENVRSLLSLYYNKLELVVINDGSKDDSLQKLIDAYKLEKVDFFVNYSIPTQQVKAVYKTRHPAYNKLVVVDKVNGGKADALNVGINIASHDYIVCIDADCILEHDAILKMVKPFLEEGEARVIASGGVIRIANSCEVKNGRLTRVYLPENYWARMQALEYIRAFLLGRMAWTRLDGLLLISGAFGAFDKEIAIKCGGYSTETVGEDMELVVRMRRYMHEQDLPYTVTYIPDPLCWTEAPETTNILSRQRNRWTRGTIETLRSHKKIFLNPRYDLLGVLSYPYWLLFEMLAPLIEFAGFIVFLILAGMGLINWHMFFAFLLFIISFGYLNSIFAIYMEVSTYNQYRRKREVRRLILAALTEPFIFHPFVVWAGIRGYFDFLRKRKAWGEMTRKGFTKAAS
- a CDS encoding glycoside hydrolase family 43 protein, encoding MKRIFLWAILAVLTFSANAQKAGNPVFPGWYADPEGIIFNKQYWIYPTFSAPYNKQVFFDAFSSPDLVKWTKHSRILDTSAVKWAKRAMWAPSIIEKDKKYYLFFGANDIQKDSELGGIGVAVADKPQGPYKDHLGKPLIDKFHNKAQPIDQFVFHDKDGQYYLIYGGWRHCNIAKLNKDFTGFIPFEDGSVFKEITPDKYVEGPFMFIKDGKYYFMWSEGGWTGPDYSVAYAIADSPLGPFKRVDKILQQDSTIAKGAGHHSVIHVTKNNSWYIVYHRRPLTETGANSRETCIERMYFDEQGFIKPVVITKEGVERNRLK
- a CDS encoding carbohydrate-binding protein, producing the protein MKPLVLAAIVAISILFAFPARGQLVPATQPKDQETKYLMKEGTYLGFRQVNLSMGEIGFEVTISSNIKGKAAPTLEFRIDKPKGKKIGSLKIPDTADTTFNIKLTGQLRHAMGVHDLFLVAKGSGEFNIFGFAFIRNY
- a CDS encoding RNA polymerase sigma factor — translated: MDDNIIVQELHKKNMEAFTWMYEKYYKVLWAHADYILKDTTEAEEAVQDVFCKLLDFKGWGHVKNLKSYLNTSLRNYCFNLLEKNKKTNEKRLNFSRVMISDTWETPDLHDARQVDKKLQKLLSLLSPQRLRAFHLIYQEGMTYEEAAHSLGISKNSIKTHIKLGLRVLRNFGPFIFVFFLN